In Marivirga salinae, a single window of DNA contains:
- a CDS encoding toxin-antitoxin system YwqK family antitoxin, whose product MRTYFLFISLFFFSIQALSGQELQKISNYYDSADSKTKEVYFIVNGDSSQIEGDYKKFYKSGELMAKGSFSDGKEEGVFEMYYPDGKLMRTTEFEDGSRTGKTVVFGEEGNALQEAHFKNDTLNGELKLYYPDGQLKSKSDFKDGKPDGEVLEYFQDGILAQRITYKKGEPNGVTERYYPNGNMKTEEHYIDGKLSGAFKTFFSNGQLETIFENQKGVKSGEFKTYDRAGNLLLIGYYKDGKLEGENISYYPDGRVKIDRNYKNGFLSGEVLEFRKDESLEVKTIYSNEAKDKEVEEYWGNGELKSKKYFKSSEPFGEWSYYNEEGDIIKIENYSTGQFHGAYAEYFPNGDLKYEVNYQAGKKSGLEITYYENGQEKETTIYKFGKAHGEYFKYHENGIVSLSGKYAGNKKIEEWKYFDEEGDWLKTEIYFNDKLQETKFPKEEN is encoded by the coding sequence ATGCGAACATATTTTCTATTCATCTCTTTATTTTTCTTCTCAATACAGGCCTTGAGTGGTCAGGAATTGCAAAAAATTTCCAATTATTACGATAGTGCTGATAGTAAAACCAAAGAGGTTTATTTCATAGTCAATGGTGACAGCAGTCAGATTGAAGGAGATTATAAGAAGTTTTACAAAAGTGGTGAACTTATGGCGAAAGGTTCATTTTCAGATGGTAAAGAGGAAGGTGTTTTCGAAATGTATTATCCTGATGGAAAACTTATGCGAACTACTGAATTTGAGGATGGAAGTCGCACGGGAAAGACTGTAGTTTTTGGTGAGGAAGGGAATGCATTACAAGAAGCTCATTTCAAAAATGATACATTAAATGGGGAGTTGAAATTATATTATCCAGATGGACAGCTAAAAAGTAAGAGTGATTTTAAGGATGGAAAGCCAGATGGTGAGGTATTAGAATATTTTCAGGATGGAATTTTGGCTCAGCGCATTACCTATAAAAAAGGAGAGCCAAATGGTGTTACGGAACGCTATTATCCCAATGGAAATATGAAAACTGAAGAGCATTACATAGACGGGAAATTAAGTGGTGCTTTTAAAACTTTTTTCAGTAATGGTCAGCTTGAAACCATCTTTGAAAATCAAAAAGGGGTTAAATCAGGTGAGTTTAAGACCTATGATCGAGCAGGCAATTTACTTTTGATAGGTTATTACAAAGATGGAAAATTAGAAGGTGAGAATATTTCTTATTATCCTGATGGTAGGGTGAAAATTGATAGGAATTATAAAAATGGATTCCTATCGGGTGAAGTATTAGAATTTAGAAAAGATGAAAGTCTAGAGGTTAAAACTATCTATTCAAATGAAGCGAAGGATAAGGAAGTGGAAGAATATTGGGGGAATGGCGAATTAAAATCTAAAAAATATTTCAAAAGTTCTGAGCCTTTTGGAGAATGGAGTTATTACAATGAAGAGGGTGATATAATCAAGATTGAAAATTATAGCACCGGACAATTTCATGGTGCATATGCAGAGTATTTCCCAAATGGAGATTTAAAATATGAAGTAAATTATCAGGCAGGTAAAAAGTCAGGATTAGAAATTACGTATTATGAAAATGGGCAAGAAAAAGAAACCACTATCTATAAATTTGGAAAAGCCCATGGTGAATATTTCAAATATCATGAAAATGGAATAGTTTCCTTAAGTGGGAAATATGCCGGAAACAAAAAAATAGAAGAATGGAAATATTTTGATGAAGAAGGTGATTGGTTAAAAACTGAAATCTATTTCAATGATAAACTCCAAGAAACCAAATTTCCTAAAGAAGAGAATTAA
- a CDS encoding magnesium citrate secondary transporter produces the protein MVHQLIDKAFNYSIPISHAYLDDLVCIPIILGLGTQIIQWIHPIKNLYFLDKNVIIITVIFYSILFEGILPFVNPSIYTADWIDIVMYSIGAILFYNLISKKVKEEYLAVLKEL, from the coding sequence ATGGTTCACCAATTAATTGATAAAGCTTTCAATTATTCCATTCCAATTTCACACGCCTATCTTGATGATCTAGTTTGTATACCTATTATATTGGGACTAGGCACTCAGATTATTCAATGGATTCACCCTATTAAAAACTTATATTTTTTAGATAAAAATGTAATCATCATAACTGTGATATTTTACAGTATTCTGTTTGAGGGAATACTTCCTTTTGTAAACCCCTCTATTTACACGGCTGATTGGATTGATATAGTAATGTATTCCATTGGAGCTATACTTTTTTATAATTTGATTAGCAAAAAAGTGAAGGAAGAATATCTGGCTGTTTTGAAGGAGTTATGA
- a CDS encoding DUF423 domain-containing protein, translating to MTSKLIIIIGSISGAISVVLGAFGAHALKDSLSATGRLETYETAVKYQMYHSLAMILLGILMIHFQHRFLNYASYSFLIGVIIFSGSLYVLCATGITKLGAVTPIGGVFLIAAWILLAIGIYKTA from the coding sequence ATGACAAGTAAATTAATAATTATAATAGGAAGCATTTCAGGAGCCATTTCAGTGGTTTTAGGTGCTTTTGGAGCGCATGCTTTGAAAGATAGCTTATCAGCAACAGGCCGACTTGAAACATACGAAACAGCTGTAAAATACCAGATGTACCACAGCTTGGCAATGATCCTCTTAGGGATATTAATGATTCATTTTCAGCATAGATTTTTGAATTATGCTTCTTACTCTTTTTTAATAGGTGTTATTATCTTTTCAGGAAGTTTATATGTGCTTTGCGCCACGGGAATTACAAAACTGGGAGCTGTTACGCCAATTGGTGGGGTATTTCTAATTGCTGCTTGGATTCTTTTAGCAATAGGTATTTATAAAACAGCATAA
- a CDS encoding YggS family pyridoxal phosphate-dependent enzyme, with amino-acid sequence MSIAENLSSIKESLGNCHLVAVSKTKPNEDLMEAYEAGQRALGENKVQELTDKAEALPNDIEWHMIGHLQRNKVKYIVPFVHLIHSVDSVRLLKEINKQGKKIDRVVPVLLQIHIAEEESKYGLDEQELHDLLSSDVFKEMNHVEVQGLMGMATFTDDTEKIRREFKSLKKLFDKTAEKYNDEKLNLKELSMGMSGDYQIALEEGSTMVRIGSKIFGERK; translated from the coding sequence ATGAGTATAGCGGAGAATTTATCATCGATTAAAGAGTCATTAGGCAACTGTCATTTAGTGGCAGTGAGTAAAACCAAACCTAATGAAGATTTGATGGAAGCCTATGAAGCGGGGCAAAGGGCATTAGGTGAAAATAAAGTGCAAGAACTGACTGATAAAGCAGAAGCTCTGCCGAATGATATAGAATGGCATATGATTGGTCATTTGCAGAGAAATAAGGTAAAATATATTGTGCCTTTCGTCCATTTAATCCATTCTGTGGACAGCGTTCGCTTGCTAAAAGAAATTAATAAGCAGGGTAAAAAAATTGACAGAGTTGTACCTGTTTTATTACAAATCCACATAGCTGAAGAAGAAAGTAAATATGGTTTAGATGAGCAGGAATTACACGATTTGCTATCTTCAGATGTTTTCAAAGAAATGAATCATGTGGAAGTTCAAGGCTTAATGGGAATGGCTACTTTTACGGATGATACAGAAAAAATAAGAAGAGAATTCAAAAGTCTGAAAAAGCTGTTTGATAAAACTGCAGAGAAATACAATGATGAAAAACTCAATCTGAAGGAATTGTCAATGGGCATGAGCGGAGATTACCAAATAGCTTTAGAAGAAGGCAGTACGATGGTTCGGATTGGGAGTAAGATTTTTGGAGAACGGAAATAG
- a CDS encoding GH3 family domain-containing protein — protein sequence MTLLGNLIKQGIRIRESLDQDYTPPFELQKTEFRKLIIGSRNTQFGKAYNFSGILQSLKKQANKHFYEDFKAQVPVHDYNKMYEDWWHKCLEGEKDVTWHGTIKYFALSSGTSGASSKHIPVSLEMVKAIQKTSVRQILSLSRYEGLPSSVFEGGTLMVGGSTDLQDNGNYAEGDLSGITTSRIPFWFQRFYKPGKAISRKKDWEDKLEQMTLKAKDWNITIIAGVPAWITILIEKIIKHYNLNNIHEIWPNFEIYVHGGVAFEPYKQGFQRLLGRDINYIETYLASEGFIAFQANQGGDSMRLVLNNGIFYEFIPFTEENFDDEGNMLENPHTLMVDEVEENVEYALLISTCSGAWRYLIGDTIKFVSKAESEIVITGRTKHFLSLCGEHLSVDNMNKALLEVSTEMGFDLKEFTVLGVKHGSLFGHDWYVGTDKPDVDETKLKEKLDNQLKELNDDYKVERIAALKDITVKVLPNEAFIEFMERMGKVGGQNKFPRVLKGDKQKAWLDYLAEKSIK from the coding sequence ATGACACTTTTAGGAAATCTTATTAAACAAGGGATACGGATTCGAGAGAGTTTGGATCAGGATTACACTCCTCCTTTTGAATTACAAAAGACAGAATTTCGAAAATTGATCATAGGATCTCGCAATACGCAATTTGGTAAAGCTTACAACTTCTCAGGAATACTACAATCTTTAAAAAAACAAGCTAACAAGCATTTTTACGAAGACTTTAAGGCTCAGGTTCCTGTACATGATTATAATAAAATGTATGAAGATTGGTGGCACAAATGTTTGGAAGGCGAAAAAGATGTAACCTGGCATGGCACCATCAAATATTTCGCTTTAAGTTCGGGTACTTCAGGAGCTTCATCCAAACATATCCCTGTTTCTTTGGAAATGGTGAAAGCCATACAAAAAACAAGCGTACGTCAAATTTTATCGCTTTCTCGCTACGAAGGTCTGCCTTCCTCTGTTTTTGAAGGCGGAACTTTGATGGTAGGTGGCAGCACTGATTTGCAAGATAATGGCAATTATGCAGAAGGCGATTTGAGCGGAATTACCACCTCTCGAATTCCATTTTGGTTTCAGCGATTCTATAAACCAGGCAAGGCTATTTCAAGAAAAAAAGACTGGGAGGATAAGTTGGAGCAAATGACACTCAAAGCCAAAGATTGGAATATCACTATTATTGCAGGTGTTCCTGCTTGGATTACAATTTTGATTGAGAAAATCATAAAACATTATAATCTTAATAACATCCATGAAATATGGCCTAATTTTGAGATTTACGTGCACGGTGGAGTTGCTTTTGAGCCTTATAAACAGGGATTTCAGCGATTGCTTGGCAGAGATATCAACTACATAGAAACCTATTTAGCTTCTGAAGGATTTATTGCATTTCAAGCTAATCAAGGTGGTGATAGTATGAGATTGGTTCTCAATAATGGTATCTTTTATGAGTTTATTCCCTTCACCGAAGAGAATTTTGATGATGAGGGAAATATGTTAGAAAATCCCCACACTTTAATGGTAGATGAAGTAGAGGAAAATGTAGAATATGCATTATTAATTTCCACTTGCTCTGGTGCTTGGCGATATTTGATAGGCGACACTATCAAATTTGTCTCAAAAGCAGAATCTGAAATCGTAATTACAGGCAGAACAAAACATTTCTTAAGTCTTTGTGGAGAGCATCTTTCAGTGGATAACATGAATAAAGCTTTATTGGAAGTTTCAACTGAAATGGGTTTTGATTTAAAAGAATTTACCGTTTTAGGGGTCAAACATGGTTCCCTATTTGGACATGATTGGTATGTAGGAACGGATAAGCCCGATGTTGATGAAACTAAATTGAAAGAAAAGCTAGATAATCAACTCAAAGAGCTGAATGATGACTATAAAGTAGAAAGGATTGCTGCTTTAAAGGATATTACAGTAAAAGTACTCCCCAATGAAGCTTTTATTGAATTTATGGAACGAATGGGGAAAGTAGGTGGACAAAATAAATTCCCGAGAGTTTTAAAAGGAGACAAACAAAAAGCCTGGTTAGATTACTTGGCCGAAAAAAGTATTAAATAA
- a CDS encoding LysE family translocator, with protein sequence MIAVITKGVLFGLLLAVMLGPVFFALIQNSIIKGFKAGIYMALGIAVADTAYIFLMYFSVRLFENNDTVSVWMGALGGLIIMITGILSLRKKSVKQENQQVNIQNSSFIKQFAKGFILNGINPFVLLYWLGVMTLVTKSYHYDHNEVVVFFSAIIGTLLITDFSKVALSHRLRAWVTPKRLNIMNKIVGVALILFSFRLFYHAIEHYH encoded by the coding sequence ATGATTGCAGTTATCACCAAAGGTGTATTATTTGGTTTGCTGCTGGCCGTAATGTTGGGGCCGGTATTTTTTGCACTAATTCAGAATAGCATAATTAAGGGCTTTAAAGCTGGAATTTATATGGCTTTAGGTATAGCAGTTGCCGATACCGCCTATATTTTCTTAATGTATTTCAGTGTTAGGCTTTTTGAAAATAATGATACCGTTTCCGTATGGATGGGTGCTTTAGGTGGATTGATAATAATGATAACAGGTATTTTAAGCTTAAGAAAAAAGAGTGTAAAACAGGAAAATCAACAAGTAAATATCCAAAATTCAAGTTTCATTAAACAATTTGCTAAAGGCTTTATTTTAAATGGGATTAATCCTTTCGTATTACTTTACTGGTTAGGGGTTATGACTTTGGTGACTAAAAGCTACCATTATGACCATAATGAAGTCGTTGTATTTTTTTCTGCTATTATTGGTACTTTACTGATTACAGATTTTTCAAAAGTGGCACTTTCACATCGACTGAGAGCATGGGTCACACCCAAGAGATTGAATATTATGAACAAAATAGTAGGCGTAGCACTTATATTGTTTTCATTCAGGCTGTTTTATCATGCCATAGAACATTACCATTAG
- a CDS encoding DUF6992 family protein has product MQKLFLTLILTFFLFSFDSFAQNSSISEAYNKDVKIRKTGMAILGTWAVGNMITGAIGRNQNTGQRAYFHEMNLIWNVVNLGIAGAGYYFTATGDMPESASELLNDQVSFQKTLLFNAGLDLAYIAGGFYLMERSKNTINKPERLKGYGKSVILQGSFLFVFDIILHTIHSKQSSQISDFLAHVQIGKNQVGIVLGL; this is encoded by the coding sequence ATGCAAAAATTATTTCTAACTCTTATTCTAACCTTTTTTCTATTTAGTTTTGATTCATTCGCTCAAAACTCATCTATTTCTGAAGCCTATAATAAGGATGTGAAAATCAGAAAAACAGGCATGGCTATCCTTGGGACCTGGGCAGTTGGCAATATGATAACGGGGGCTATTGGACGAAATCAAAATACAGGTCAAAGAGCATATTTTCATGAAATGAATCTGATTTGGAATGTGGTAAATTTGGGAATAGCTGGGGCTGGCTATTATTTTACTGCAACTGGTGATATGCCTGAGAGTGCTTCAGAATTATTAAATGATCAAGTAAGCTTTCAAAAAACACTGCTTTTCAATGCCGGATTAGATTTGGCTTATATTGCAGGTGGCTTCTATTTGATGGAAAGATCCAAAAACACTATTAACAAACCAGAAAGATTAAAAGGCTATGGTAAATCCGTGATTTTACAAGGTAGTTTCCTCTTTGTTTTTGATATCATTTTGCATACCATCCACAGCAAACAAAGCAGTCAGATTTCAGATTTTTTAGCTCATGTGCAAATAGGTAAGAATCAGGTGGGGATTGTTTTGGGGTTGTAA